AAATAGGGGGACAACGGATTGGGCCCGGGGCGGTCGCACCGCTCGCCCCCCTATCTAAGCCGGCCCTGGTCATGTGAGTATACGTTTCAATCTTCAATGAGTGATTTGGACCAATAAATTAATCTTTGATATGAGTTCACTAATCCATATCAACCGCATAGTCATAGATGTAAGGTCCAGAGAAATAAGATACAGTTTGAACATGTAACAATCGTAAAAGCTCACCAAGTAGCTAACGTTCATATCAGACCGGAGACTTGTCATTATCCTCCTGGACCGTCCAATATCATCTTCAAGTGAAAGAAGTAATAGCCATCATCTCCagttatcttcttttttttttgtttatacaaAGTACAATAGATAGAAGTAATATTCAAATTCACTATTCATCAAAAGATAACGCAAACTTTAGTACGTAGTTAAACCGTTAAAAAGTAATGTCTCAACGGTGCTAGCTAGCTCAGTGAAAAATACATAAGAACTCAGCTTTATTCTCAGCCTAGAAAAATATAGTCTCGGAAACTTAAAGTTCGATCACAACAGCTCATGACGGATGATGAGTCTTTGGATCATTTGTAATACAAGAGAAGTCTTGATCCAAGTCATGATCCAAGGAAGAAGAACAATATCTTTCATGGAAACTTGTGCTTCCTCCTTCTgctcctccaagcttcttcATAGATGTGATTACTTGACGAAGTTCCAAGTTTTCCTCTTTTAGAATCACGTTCTCTTGAAGAACAAGATCATTGCTATCCGAGGCTTTGTTAAGCTTGTCTAAAATCTGGTGATTCTCGCTTCGAAGCCAAGCAACTTGGAATACATCTTCAGTTGCTTCATCGGACGTGGTAGAGTTGTGGCTTGCCGGAGATTGTAGATTATTGAGTTCTTGCATTTGAGGGTATGAGATAAGATTGAGATTGTTATTGGTTGAAGGGTTTAAGTTGCTGTAATAGTGGTTTAAGTGGAAGTAGTCTTGTTGTTGCATGTTGTTTATACTTGAACTATCATAGTCTGGATGCATGGTCAATTTCTCTCTAGTTAGATCGCAAAGAGGGTGAGGTTATGGTAGAGATTGGCTGAGAATGGGCTGATAGAAAGGCATTGAAGTGGACCACACTTTTTGTAAATTGGTGCTTTCGTGACACTTTCAAGGATTTTgctattgaaaaatatgttagaTTATGTCTTCTTCTACATGACCATTGGcatgttttctttctttaagtTATTGCGAAGAATATTTGTTTAGCTTTTTTAATGGCTGCCATATAAATCTACAAGTGTCGTGGACACTAAAgaggatgtttttttttttcgtgtaAAAAGTATAGTTATGAGTCTGACATCGAAAATTATATTCATCATGCCGAAAATTCCATTATTTCTTAAGCAATATAGACATGCAGTTTAAAAGTCTCAACTTCCATATTCCCTTCACGTTAATTTGTgacttttactcttttttttttctaaagccacagccaatatttttttgtaaagtcaTTATAAGTTTAAAAGTGTTCACAGTCAAAGTCCTAAACAATCTTCACCTTCCCGCCGTCAGAAGTTTGCCTCTCTCTCTAAACAAGGTTAGATTACCATTGCAGTTgtcccctctctctcttttgtgtAAGCGTTTAGATTTAATTTTCAATGAAAGCGGCTAGTGAGTATTCCAGAGTTTTTGGCGATAATCCCGAGCTAGGGTTTCGTTTCTGAGCTATATTTTTAGTGATAGGGTTGTTGGAACTTTATATCAAAGCTTAAAGCGTTTTTGTTTGGTTGGTGATTTCGTTTTGTGAGCAGGTCAGAAGAtatgaaagagaaaaagaatgCAGACGATAGaatcatcaacaacaatatattgatgatatCTGATGTTGA
The window above is part of the Brassica napus cultivar Da-Ae chromosome C3, Da-Ae, whole genome shotgun sequence genome. Proteins encoded here:
- the BNAC03G07240D gene encoding uncharacterized protein BNAC03G07240D, with amino-acid sequence MHPDYDSSSINNMQQQDYFHLNHYYSNLNPSTNNNLNLISYPQMQELNNLQSPASHNSTTSDEATEDVFQVAWLRSENHQILDKLNKASDSNDLVLQENVILKEENLELRQVITSMKKLGGAEGGSTSFHERYCSSSLDHDLDQDFSCITNDPKTHHPS